The Pseudophaeobacter arcticus DSM 23566 genome includes a region encoding these proteins:
- a CDS encoding DMT family transporter yields MSTAVAADKPQSNNVPMGILLMIGATIVFALQDGISRHLAGTYNTYMVVMVRYWFFAAFVVFLALRTPGGIRGVARTSQLGLQIFRGVLLVGEICVAVYGFTLLGLVESQAVFICYPLLVAALSGPVLGESVGWRRWAAIGVGLIGVLIILQPGAGVFDPAALIPFASALMFAVYGLVTRYAARRDSTATSFFWTGIAGMVFMTLIGIWFWEPMSQGDWLWMALLCVSGVTGHWLLIKCYEMAEASAVQPFAYFHLVWAAILGVSIFGEVIRLNVASGAAIIIAAGLFTLWRESRKTRA; encoded by the coding sequence ATGAGCACGGCAGTGGCAGCTGATAAACCCCAAAGCAACAATGTGCCTATGGGCATTTTGCTGATGATTGGGGCGACTATTGTCTTTGCCCTGCAGGACGGGATTTCGCGCCATCTGGCGGGCACCTACAACACCTATATGGTGGTGATGGTGCGCTACTGGTTCTTTGCCGCTTTTGTGGTGTTCCTGGCGCTGCGGACACCGGGTGGTATCAGGGGCGTGGCGCGCACCAGTCAGTTGGGATTGCAGATCTTTCGCGGCGTCCTGCTGGTCGGGGAGATCTGCGTTGCGGTCTACGGCTTTACCCTGTTGGGACTGGTCGAGAGCCAGGCGGTGTTTATCTGTTATCCGCTGCTGGTTGCTGCGCTGAGCGGCCCGGTGCTGGGGGAAAGCGTTGGCTGGCGGCGCTGGGCGGCGATTGGCGTGGGGCTTATCGGGGTGTTGATCATTTTGCAGCCCGGCGCCGGGGTGTTTGACCCTGCTGCCTTGATCCCCTTTGCCTCGGCGCTGATGTTTGCGGTCTATGGTCTTGTCACCCGCTATGCGGCGCGGCGCGACAGCACTGCCACCAGCTTTTTCTGGACCGGTATCGCGGGCATGGTGTTTATGACTTTGATCGGCATTTGGTTCTGGGAACCTATGAGCCAGGGGGATTGGCTGTGGATGGCATTGCTTTGTGTCTCTGGTGTCACCGGGCATTGGTTGCTGATCAAATGTTACGAGATGGCCGAAGCCAGCGCGGTGCAGCCCTTTGCCTATTTCCACCTGGTCTGGGCGGCAATCCTGGGAGTCAGCATCTTTGGCGAAGTGATCCGCCTGAACGTGGCAAGCGGCGCGGCTATCATCATCGCAGCCGGGCTATTCACTCTTTGGCGCGAAAGCCGCAAGACTCGCGCCTGA
- a CDS encoding NAD(P)/FAD-dependent oxidoreductase, with protein sequence MTMADITVRGAGIFGLSIAWACAQRGARVQVIDPHGAGAGSSGGLVGALAPHVPENWNPKKQFQLESLLMAQAFWAEVEAAGGLSPGYGRSGRLQPLQDARAVELAYQREDTARSLWQGQALWQVLPASDLGAWCPPSATGLLVHDTLSGRMHPRRACAALTAALASKGVTLTKDGPDAGRVLHAKGYAGLLELNNSFAKPVGSGVKGQAALLRHDAGEVPQLYADGLHIIPHADGTVAIGSTSERTFAHPSSTDAQLDDVIARATAAVPVLQQAEVIERWAGVRPRAKSRAPMLGAWPRRPEHYIANGGFKIGFGMAPKVSQVMADLLLEGKDHIPPGFRIEDNL encoded by the coding sequence ATGACAATGGCAGATATCACCGTCCGGGGCGCAGGCATCTTTGGGCTGTCCATCGCCTGGGCCTGTGCCCAGCGCGGCGCCCGGGTGCAGGTGATCGACCCTCACGGCGCCGGGGCGGGCTCCAGTGGCGGTCTGGTCGGTGCATTGGCGCCCCATGTGCCAGAAAACTGGAATCCCAAAAAGCAGTTCCAACTCGAAAGCCTGCTGATGGCGCAAGCGTTCTGGGCAGAAGTCGAGGCCGCCGGGGGCCTCTCCCCCGGCTATGGCCGCAGCGGTCGCCTGCAGCCCCTGCAGGACGCCCGCGCCGTCGAACTGGCCTACCAGCGCGAAGACACCGCCCGCAGCCTCTGGCAAGGCCAGGCGCTGTGGCAGGTCCTCCCGGCCTCTGACCTCGGCGCCTGGTGCCCGCCCAGCGCCACCGGGCTGCTGGTGCACGATACCCTGAGCGGCCGCATGCACCCCCGCCGCGCCTGCGCCGCCCTGACGGCCGCCCTCGCCAGTAAAGGCGTGACCCTCACCAAGGATGGCCCTGATGCCGGCCGGGTACTGCACGCCAAGGGCTATGCCGGCCTGCTCGAGCTCAACAACAGCTTTGCCAAACCGGTGGGCAGCGGCGTCAAAGGCCAGGCCGCGCTGCTGCGCCATGACGCCGGCGAGGTGCCACAGCTCTATGCCGATGGTCTGCATATTATTCCGCATGCCGACGGCACCGTCGCCATCGGCTCCACCAGCGAACGCACCTTTGCGCACCCCAGCAGCACAGACGCCCAGCTCGACGATGTGATCGCCCGCGCCACAGCAGCGGTTCCGGTGCTGCAACAGGCCGAAGTCATCGAACGCTGGGCCGGGGTCCGCCCCCGTGCCAAAAGCCGTGCGCCGATGCTCGGCGCCTGGCCCCGGCGCCCCGAGCATTACATTGCCAATGGCGGTTTCAAAATTGGGTTTGGCATGGCCCCCAAGGTCTCCCAGGTCATGGCTGACCTCCTGCTGGAGGGCAAAGACCACATTCCTCCGGGGTTCCGGATTGAAGACAACCTTTGA
- a CDS encoding methylated-DNA--[protein]-cysteine S-methyltransferase, with protein MNMQASEQSYHYGVMRRAIDLIDAGGDNLSLEELAKCMDMSPAHFQRLFSAWVGVSPKRYQQYLRLGHAKNLLRDRFSTLETAHAVGLSGSGRLHDLFVRWEAMSPGEYARKGAGLEILWGWFDSPFGLALVMGTQKGICGLGFAAETGAEPTLADMRSRWPQADFVEDPMALKPLVDAAFAQKGETALHLIGAPLQIKVWEALLSIPEGHVTSYSEIAKSIGSPKAVRAVGTAVGRNPVSWLIPCHRALKKSGDLGGYHWGQPVKRAMLAYEAARADNPRPEAEEA; from the coding sequence ATGAACATGCAGGCAAGCGAGCAAAGTTACCACTATGGCGTCATGCGCCGCGCCATCGACCTGATTGATGCGGGTGGCGATAACCTGTCGCTGGAAGAGCTGGCGAAATGCATGGACATGAGCCCGGCACATTTCCAACGCCTGTTTTCCGCCTGGGTGGGGGTCTCCCCCAAGCGATATCAGCAATATCTGCGGCTTGGACACGCAAAAAACCTGCTGCGGGATCGGTTTTCCACGCTGGAAACCGCGCATGCGGTTGGTTTGTCCGGATCCGGCAGGCTGCATGATCTCTTTGTGCGCTGGGAAGCGATGAGCCCCGGCGAATATGCCCGCAAAGGCGCCGGGCTGGAAATTCTCTGGGGTTGGTTTGACAGTCCCTTTGGGCTGGCGCTGGTGATGGGCACGCAAAAAGGGATTTGTGGTTTGGGCTTTGCCGCTGAAACAGGGGCCGAGCCAACCCTGGCGGATATGCGCAGCCGCTGGCCGCAGGCCGATTTTGTTGAAGATCCCATGGCGCTGAAGCCGCTGGTGGATGCGGCCTTTGCGCAAAAAGGGGAAACTGCACTGCATCTGATTGGCGCACCGCTCCAGATCAAGGTCTGGGAGGCGCTGCTGTCAATTCCGGAAGGGCATGTGACCAGCTATTCGGAAATCGCCAAGTCGATTGGCTCCCCAAAGGCGGTCAGGGCTGTTGGCACCGCTGTTGGCCGCAATCCGGTCAGCTGGTTGATCCCCTGCCATCGTGCGCTCAAGAAATCGGGTGACCTGGGGGGGTATCATTGGGGGCAACCCGTGAAACGCGCCATGCTCGCTTATGAGGCTGCCCGCGCTGACAATCCACGGCCAGAAGCGGAAGAGGCATAG
- a CDS encoding MarR family winged helix-turn-helix transcriptional regulator: MEHVDFITGQWARERPDLDVSAMGIIGRVARLYLAYQEGMQATFARFGLNAAKFDVLATLRRSGAPYRLSPGDLLKATMVASGTMTNRISRLEAEGLVLRQINPQDSRSFLIELSAEGLALIDQVVEEHVATQERLLAAMPKEERSAFKILLSRAQAAVDKSGG; the protein is encoded by the coding sequence ATGGAGCATGTGGATTTCATTACCGGCCAATGGGCACGCGAACGGCCCGACCTGGATGTGAGCGCCATGGGGATTATTGGCCGGGTTGCCCGGCTTTATCTTGCTTATCAGGAGGGGATGCAGGCAACCTTTGCGCGGTTTGGCCTGAATGCGGCCAAATTTGACGTGCTGGCCACCCTGCGCCGCTCGGGCGCGCCCTATCGGCTTTCACCGGGGGATTTGCTCAAGGCAACCATGGTCGCCTCTGGCACCATGACCAACCGGATTTCCCGGCTCGAAGCCGAAGGTCTGGTGCTGCGCCAAATCAACCCCCAAGACAGCCGCAGTTTTCTGATCGAACTCAGCGCCGAAGGCCTGGCTTTGATTGACCAGGTTGTGGAGGAACATGTCGCAACGCAGGAGCGCCTGCTGGCCGCAATGCCCAAGGAAGAGCGTTCAGCCTTCAAAATCTTGCTGTCTCGGGCGCAGGCGGCGGTGGACAAATCAGGAGGCTAG
- a CDS encoding adenosine kinase, producing the protein MKTYQIVGIGNAVVDVISQSDDSFLAHMGIEKGIMQLIERERGEVLYGAMENRVQTPGGSVANTIAGAGALGLDAAFIGRVHDDALGHFYANAMNEDGVDFVNPPVAGGELPTSRSMIFVSPDGERSMNTYLGISSELGSADVPNEVAGSAQIMFLEGYLFDKDKGKSAFMEAARDCRQGGGKSGIAISDPFCVERHRADFLALIEHDLDFVIGNEDEIKSLFETDDLEVGLAKTAAICPLVVCTRSGDGVTVISGETRLDVPVTKIVPLDATGAGDQFAAGFLFGLAKGRDLETCAKIGNICAAEVISHIGPRPESNMLDLLREAGLL; encoded by the coding sequence ATGAAAACCTACCAAATCGTTGGCATCGGCAATGCGGTTGTCGACGTCATCTCGCAAAGTGATGACAGTTTTCTGGCCCATATGGGCATCGAAAAAGGCATCATGCAGCTGATCGAGCGGGAACGGGGCGAAGTGCTGTATGGCGCCATGGAAAACCGGGTGCAGACCCCCGGTGGATCGGTCGCCAATACCATCGCTGGCGCCGGGGCTCTGGGCCTGGACGCGGCCTTTATTGGTCGGGTACATGACGACGCGCTGGGTCACTTTTATGCCAATGCGATGAACGAAGACGGCGTTGATTTTGTGAACCCACCCGTTGCGGGCGGCGAGCTGCCGACCTCGCGATCAATGATCTTTGTGTCGCCGGATGGCGAACGCTCAATGAACACCTATCTTGGCATTTCCTCCGAGCTGGGCAGCGCCGATGTGCCAAACGAGGTGGCGGGCAGCGCCCAGATCATGTTCCTGGAAGGCTATCTGTTTGACAAGGACAAGGGCAAATCCGCCTTTATGGAAGCCGCACGGGATTGCCGCCAGGGCGGGGGCAAATCCGGTATCGCCATATCGGATCCCTTCTGTGTTGAACGGCACCGGGCGGATTTTCTGGCGTTGATCGAGCATGATCTGGATTTTGTCATCGGCAACGAAGACGAGATCAAATCGCTGTTTGAGACCGATGACCTGGAAGTGGGCCTGGCCAAAACCGCGGCGATTTGCCCGCTGGTGGTCTGCACCCGCTCTGGCGATGGCGTCACCGTGATCAGCGGTGAGACCCGACTGGACGTCCCGGTCACCAAGATAGTTCCCCTGGATGCAACAGGGGCCGGCGATCAGTTTGCTGCCGGGTTCCTGTTTGGTCTCGCCAAGGGCCGTGACCTGGAGACCTGCGCCAAGATTGGCAATATCTGCGCTGCAGAGGTCATCAGCCATATCGGACCACGCCCCGAGAGCAATATGCTGGATCTGCTCCGCGAGGCCGGCCTGCTGTAA
- a CDS encoding OmpA family protein → MTVLKISSAGLLAAILGLTACTDTDALRQPGEKERNGLIAGAIVGAGLAGLSNSSNKGAAVVAGAAAGALLGGVIGNQLDKQEAELRQSLSNNGITIVNTGDRLILSLPNDLTFATDSAAISPAVKADLRQVSQSLVRYPNSTVQVIGHTDSDGDAGYNQTLSEQRANTVADQVQAGGVPYNRLQTYGRGESQPVASNLTAEGKAQNRRVEIVIVPTA, encoded by the coding sequence GTGACCGTTTTGAAAATCTCCAGCGCGGGCCTTTTGGCCGCGATCCTTGGGCTGACCGCCTGTACCGATACCGATGCCCTGCGTCAGCCAGGGGAAAAAGAGCGCAACGGCCTGATTGCCGGGGCAATTGTGGGGGCTGGGCTGGCTGGTCTTTCAAATTCCAGCAACAAGGGCGCGGCAGTTGTTGCCGGGGCCGCCGCCGGGGCCTTGTTGGGCGGTGTCATTGGCAACCAGTTGGATAAGCAAGAGGCTGAACTGCGCCAGAGCCTGTCCAACAATGGCATTACAATCGTCAATACCGGCGACCGGTTGATTCTGTCTCTGCCAAATGATTTGACCTTTGCAACCGATAGCGCGGCAATCTCTCCAGCGGTCAAAGCCGACCTGCGGCAAGTTTCGCAGAGCCTTGTGAGATATCCCAACAGCACCGTTCAGGTGATTGGCCATACCGATAGTGATGGTGATGCGGGCTACAACCAGACTCTGTCAGAGCAGCGGGCGAATACCGTTGCCGATCAGGTTCAGGCGGGCGGGGTGCCGTATAACCGGCTGCAGACCTATGGGCGCGGCGAATCCCAGCCTGTGGCAAGCAACCTGACCGCAGAGGGCAAGGCGCAGAACCGCCGGGTTGAGATCGTGATCGTTCCCACCGCCTGA
- a CDS encoding EamA family transporter yields MARLDLFLTALAPAIWGSSYIVTTSLLPGQSPLLVALLRALPAGLILLLIVRQLPPLAWIPKLLVLAALNFSLFWTLLFVSAYRLPGGVAATLGAAQPLLVVFFSAYALQTPIRPTALLAAGLSIVGVALLVLTPAAALDFWGVLAGLGGAISMAAGVVLTRKWQPPVPPLTFTAWQLTAGGLLLIPFAAPSLEGLPLLTGGNLVGLAYMSLIGGALTYILWFRGLARIEPAKVSLLGVLSPLSAVLLGWSVLGESLSPMQITGAALALFSLWLGQSNLRFRRPKARAAS; encoded by the coding sequence ATGGCCCGTTTGGATTTGTTTCTCACTGCGCTCGCCCCCGCCATTTGGGGCAGCAGCTATATCGTGACGACCAGCCTGCTGCCGGGGCAATCACCGCTCTTGGTGGCGCTGTTACGCGCCCTGCCCGCCGGGCTGATCCTGCTGCTCATTGTTCGCCAGTTGCCGCCCCTTGCCTGGATCCCAAAGCTGCTGGTGCTGGCGGCGCTCAACTTCTCGCTGTTTTGGACCCTGCTCTTTGTCTCCGCCTATCGGCTCCCGGGGGGCGTGGCGGCAACGCTGGGTGCGGCGCAGCCATTGTTGGTGGTGTTTTTCTCGGCCTATGCCCTGCAAACGCCAATTCGGCCCACCGCCCTGCTGGCTGCAGGGCTCAGCATCGTTGGCGTCGCCCTGCTGGTGCTGACCCCGGCGGCAGCTCTTGATTTCTGGGGCGTTTTGGCTGGTCTGGGTGGCGCGATATCCATGGCCGCAGGGGTAGTTTTGACCCGCAAATGGCAGCCACCGGTGCCCCCGCTCACCTTTACCGCCTGGCAATTGACGGCCGGCGGGCTGCTCCTGATCCCCTTTGCCGCCCCAAGCCTGGAAGGCCTGCCCCTGCTGACTGGCGGCAACCTCGTCGGCCTAGCCTATATGAGCCTGATCGGTGGCGCCCTGACCTATATCCTCTGGTTTCGCGGATTGGCCCGGATCGAGCCTGCCAAGGTGTCGCTCCTGGGGGTCCTGAGCCCGCTCTCGGCCGTGCTGTTGGGGTGGAGCGTTCTGGGCGAAAGCCTTTCCCCGATGCAGATCACAGGCGCGGCCCTGGCCTTGTTTAGTCTCTGGCTGGGGCAATCAAACCTGCGCTTTCGCCGCCCCAAGGCGAGAGCAGCCTCGTAA
- a CDS encoding acyl dehydratase, with the protein MTHSNDTAPPSDAKLFRNTDVMDPARSVALQVALGVPPSIVAGAELPPFFHQLYFWTPVPPDQLGRDGHPGLSKAGLIPDLGLPRRMWAGGRLLFEQPLKAGQEAEKCSVVERCETKMGRSGPLGFVTLRHDIHQQGQRCLREWHDLVYREDPSPEAPKPVPPQAREDEEEARQVRFDSTLLFRYSALTFNGHRIHYDLDYAREVEGYTGLVVHGPLLAQQLMLLAQELMGPLAEFSFRATAPLMHFEAAILCCRGRDLWVRAPDGRQCMQAQAVPRPFPGR; encoded by the coding sequence ATGACACATAGCAATGACACCGCCCCGCCTTCTGACGCCAAACTGTTCCGCAACACTGATGTGATGGATCCCGCCAGATCAGTGGCGCTGCAAGTCGCGCTTGGCGTGCCGCCAAGCATCGTCGCTGGCGCAGAGCTGCCGCCGTTTTTTCATCAGCTCTATTTCTGGACGCCGGTGCCGCCGGATCAGCTGGGCCGGGATGGTCACCCGGGGCTGAGCAAAGCCGGGTTGATCCCAGACCTGGGCCTGCCGCGACGCATGTGGGCCGGCGGTCGGTTGTTGTTTGAACAGCCGCTCAAGGCCGGGCAGGAGGCGGAGAAATGCTCAGTTGTGGAACGGTGCGAGACCAAGATGGGCCGAAGCGGGCCTTTGGGGTTTGTCACCCTGCGCCATGACATCCACCAGCAGGGACAGCGATGTCTGCGCGAGTGGCACGATCTTGTCTATCGCGAGGATCCTTCCCCCGAGGCGCCAAAACCTGTGCCGCCGCAGGCCCGCGAGGATGAAGAGGAGGCGCGACAGGTCCGTTTCGACTCGACCCTGCTGTTTCGCTATTCTGCGCTCACCTTCAATGGGCATCGCATTCACTATGATCTGGACTATGCCCGCGAGGTGGAGGGCTATACCGGCCTGGTGGTGCATGGCCCGCTTTTGGCGCAGCAGTTGATGCTGCTGGCGCAAGAGCTGATGGGACCGCTGGCCGAGTTTTCCTTTCGTGCCACCGCGCCTTTGATGCATTTTGAAGCGGCGATCCTGTGTTGTAGGGGGCGGGATCTCTGGGTGCGGGCGCCGGATGGGCGTCAATGTATGCAGGCCCAAGCCGTGCCCAGGCCATTTCCAGGGCGCTGA
- the nth gene encoding endonuclease III: protein MAKQLDYHTIREIFSRFQAAEPEPKGELEHVNVYTLVVAVALSAQATDAGVNKATRALFKIADTPQKMLDLGLEGVTEHIKTIGLFRQKAKNVIKLSQILVDDYDGEVPNSRAALQSLPGVGRKTANVVLNMWWHQPAQAVDTHIFRVGNRSGIAPGKDVDAVERAVEDNIPADFQQHAHHWLILHGRYHCKARKPLCGTCLIRDLCQYEDKNL, encoded by the coding sequence ATGGCAAAGCAACTCGATTATCATACCATCCGCGAGATCTTTTCGCGATTTCAGGCAGCAGAACCAGAGCCCAAGGGCGAATTGGAGCATGTCAATGTCTACACGCTGGTGGTGGCCGTGGCCCTGTCAGCGCAGGCAACCGATGCAGGTGTAAACAAAGCCACCCGCGCGCTGTTCAAAATCGCGGATACCCCGCAAAAGATGCTGGATCTCGGCCTTGAAGGCGTCACCGAACATATCAAAACCATTGGCCTGTTTCGCCAGAAGGCCAAGAATGTGATCAAGCTCAGCCAGATCCTGGTGGATGACTATGACGGCGAAGTTCCAAACTCCCGCGCGGCGCTACAGTCCCTGCCCGGCGTTGGCCGCAAGACCGCCAATGTGGTTTTGAACATGTGGTGGCACCAGCCCGCGCAGGCCGTCGATACCCATATCTTTCGCGTCGGCAACCGCTCTGGCATAGCCCCTGGCAAGGATGTCGATGCGGTGGAGCGCGCCGTTGAGGACAATATTCCCGCTGATTTTCAGCAACATGCACATCATTGGCTGATCCTGCATGGGCGCTATCACTGCAAGGCGCGCAAGCCGCTGTGTGGCACCTGCCTGATCCGCGATCTCTGTCAATATGAGGACAAGAACCTATGA
- the mnmD gene encoding tRNA (5-methylaminomethyl-2-thiouridine)(34)-methyltransferase MnmD, with product MADQQAQLSWREDRIPVSDQFDDPYFSVQDGLAETGHVFLSGNDLPARFAPGFHVAELGFGTGLNMLATWRAWEESGQQTALRFTSFEAYPMAPADMRKALAAFPDIQPWADRFLAQWQGSGGCDLGTLQLEVVTGDARLSLPEWTGKADAWFLDGFSPAKNPELWQQDLLQAVADHTRPGGTAATYTAAGFVRRGLEAAGFTVTRVPGFGRKRHMTKAVRAEANLE from the coding sequence ATGGCAGACCAGCAGGCACAGCTCAGCTGGCGCGAAGACCGCATTCCGGTCTCGGATCAGTTTGATGATCCCTATTTCTCGGTCCAGGATGGCCTGGCCGAGACCGGCCATGTTTTTCTGAGCGGCAATGATCTGCCTGCCCGGTTTGCGCCGGGGTTTCATGTGGCAGAGCTGGGGTTTGGCACCGGGCTGAATATGTTGGCCACCTGGCGCGCCTGGGAGGAAAGCGGGCAACAGACTGCGCTGCGCTTCACCAGTTTTGAGGCCTACCCGATGGCGCCTGCCGATATGAGAAAAGCTTTGGCGGCCTTCCCGGATATCCAGCCCTGGGCGGATCGGTTTCTTGCGCAGTGGCAGGGCAGCGGGGGCTGTGATTTGGGGACATTGCAGCTGGAGGTGGTCACAGGCGACGCGCGACTGTCGCTGCCAGAGTGGACAGGGAAGGCAGATGCCTGGTTTCTGGACGGGTTTTCTCCGGCGAAAAACCCCGAGCTGTGGCAGCAGGATCTGTTGCAGGCGGTTGCGGATCATACCAGGCCGGGTGGCACTGCGGCCACCTATACGGCTGCTGGATTTGTGCGGCGGGGGCTGGAGGCGGCGGGGTTTACCGTGACACGGGTGCCGGGATTTGGACGCAAACGACATATGACCAAGGCGGTCAGGGCAGAGGCGAATTTGGAATGA
- a CDS encoding RNA pyrophosphohydrolase, translating into MTPQEIAKLPYRPNVGIMLINAKNEVFVAQRKDRFQEAWQMPQGGIDRGEDARLAALRELEEETGVTQDLVEIIAESDGWLPYELPHDVVPKFWGGKYRGQEQKWYLMRFLGRDEQINIETEHPEFSAWCWQPVDQLVEKIVPFKREVYARVVQEFEAHF; encoded by the coding sequence ATGACGCCGCAAGAGATCGCAAAGCTGCCCTATCGCCCCAATGTCGGTATCATGCTGATCAATGCCAAAAACGAGGTCTTTGTGGCGCAGCGCAAAGACCGGTTTCAGGAGGCCTGGCAAATGCCGCAAGGTGGGATCGACCGGGGCGAAGACGCCCGCCTTGCGGCCCTGCGCGAGCTGGAGGAAGAAACCGGAGTGACCCAGGATCTGGTTGAAATCATCGCCGAAAGCGACGGCTGGCTGCCCTATGAACTGCCGCATGACGTGGTGCCAAAGTTCTGGGGCGGTAAATATCGCGGCCAGGAACAGAAATGGTATCTGATGCGCTTTCTTGGTCGTGACGAACAGATCAATATCGAGACCGAGCACCCGGAATTTTCGGCTTGGTGCTGGCAGCCGGTGGATCAGCTGGTGGAAAAGATCGTCCCCTTCAAGCGCGAGGTCTACGCCCGCGTGGTTCAGGAATTTGAGGCGCATTTTTGA